A single window of Archangium gephyra DNA harbors:
- a CDS encoding YtxH domain-containing protein, which translates to MFSAKDLKKMERDDLLELIGLETKKGPTDWLLPALGAFSVGMLVGAGLGLLMAPKPGAELRGDLRNRLQGGDALSNGTGQQRPESVSRGA; encoded by the coding sequence ATGTTCAGCGCCAAGGATCTGAAGAAGATGGAGAGGGACGATCTGCTCGAGCTGATCGGCCTCGAGACGAAGAAGGGCCCCACGGACTGGCTGTTGCCCGCGCTGGGCGCCTTCTCCGTGGGCATGCTGGTGGGCGCGGGCCTCGGCCTGCTGATGGCGCCCAAGCCCGGTGCCGAGCTGCGCGGTGATCTGCGCAACCGGCTGCAGGGCGGGGACGCGCTGTCCAACGGCACCGGCCAGCAGCGCCCCGAGTCCGTGTCCCGCGGCGCCTGA
- a CDS encoding DUF3618 domain-containing protein, whose amino-acid sequence MAADGKARVVPQTSEQIRAEIERTRAELALSVGELREEVARRTDWRQWVRERPYTCVGAAFFIGFLIGNSQRR is encoded by the coding sequence ATGGCCGCTGACGGCAAGGCGCGTGTCGTGCCCCAGACGTCCGAGCAGATCCGCGCGGAGATCGAACGCACCCGCGCCGAGCTGGCCCTGTCCGTGGGCGAGCTGCGCGAGGAGGTGGCGCGGCGCACGGACTGGCGCCAGTGGGTGCGCGAGCGGCCCTACACGTGCGTGGGGGCGGCTTTTTTCATCGGCTTCCTCATCGGCAATAGCCAAAGGCGCTGA
- a CDS encoding phage holin family protein: MGLGTEQTERGLSALLGRLTDGFSKLVTQHLTLARVELMEDARVMGSDVARIAAFVPFVLVGYAFLCAALSAFLARWIGWDGSLALVGAVNLVGGGLGIARAASRLKGFRLMNDTAQELNRSVTALAHQTPVPVPVPAVQPATLPGEAGHGR, from the coding sequence ATGGGCTTGGGCACCGAACAGACGGAGCGCGGATTGAGCGCGCTCCTCGGGCGCTTGACGGATGGTTTCAGCAAACTGGTGACTCAGCACCTCACGCTGGCGCGCGTGGAGTTGATGGAGGACGCGCGCGTCATGGGCTCGGATGTGGCGCGCATCGCCGCCTTCGTGCCCTTCGTGCTGGTGGGGTACGCCTTCCTGTGCGCGGCGCTGTCCGCCTTCCTGGCCCGGTGGATCGGCTGGGACGGCTCGCTCGCGCTGGTGGGCGCCGTCAACCTCGTGGGGGGCGGCCTGGGCATCGCGCGCGCCGCCTCGCGGCTCAAGGGTTTCCGGCTCATGAATGACACCGCTCAGGAGCTCAACCGCAGTGTGACGGCGCTCGCGCATCAGACGCCGGTTCCGGTTCCGGTTCCGGCGGTCCAGCCCGCGACACTTCCCGGGGAGGCCGGCCATGGCCGCTGA
- a CDS encoding endonuclease/exonuclease/phosphatase family protein — MELTLVSYNIHSGIGTDGHFDLNRVGDVLREINADVIALQEVGDYRGVTSREDQPEHLADLLGLHMAFGPNVVRNGRRYGNAILSRLPILKSKNYDLSVPRREPRGALRCDLDLGNGRQLHVFCLHLGLSMSERRRQEALLLSSDILRDAVRNDPVVVCGDFNYWGPGAVPGLVRQAIHDVALELGSRVRTYHSRLPMLRLDRIYVDAGVKPLALQAHRTPLSAVASDHLPLVMRFEASLEARPPSRHRWSSSVSLRTSGPSDGRR, encoded by the coding sequence GTGGAGCTGACGCTCGTCTCCTACAACATCCACAGCGGTATCGGGACGGATGGTCACTTCGACCTCAACCGCGTGGGTGACGTGTTGCGAGAGATCAACGCGGACGTCATCGCCCTGCAGGAAGTGGGGGACTACCGGGGGGTGACGTCCCGCGAGGATCAGCCCGAGCACCTGGCGGACCTGCTCGGGCTGCACATGGCCTTCGGGCCCAACGTGGTGCGCAATGGCCGCCGCTATGGCAACGCCATCCTCTCGCGGCTGCCCATCCTCAAGTCGAAGAACTACGACCTGAGCGTGCCTCGCCGCGAGCCCCGGGGCGCCCTGCGCTGTGACCTGGATCTGGGCAACGGCCGGCAGCTCCATGTCTTCTGCCTGCACCTGGGCCTGAGCATGAGCGAGCGCCGCCGCCAGGAAGCGCTGCTGCTGTCCTCCGACATCCTGCGCGACGCCGTGCGGAATGATCCGGTCGTCGTGTGTGGAGACTTCAACTATTGGGGCCCCGGTGCGGTGCCCGGGCTGGTGCGCCAGGCCATCCACGACGTGGCCCTGGAACTGGGCAGCCGGGTGCGCACCTACCACTCCCGTCTCCCGATGCTGCGGTTGGATCGCATCTACGTGGACGCGGGCGTGAAGCCGCTGGCCCTCCAGGCCCACCGCACGCCGCTCTCGGCGGTGGCCTCGGATCATCTTCCCCTGGTGATGCGCTTCGAGGCGTCCCTGGAAGCCCGGCCCCCCTCTCGGCACCGGTGGAGCTCATCGGTTAGCCTGAGGACCTCCGGTCCGTCGGATGGCCGACGCTGA
- a CDS encoding M23 family metallopeptidase, whose amino-acid sequence MHIAPLRRLPFLLLALGLSALAAEERPLLSLQPAVARPGDPVLVTVRGLTQVPTGTLGERPLRFYPTREGFQALSGLPVELTPGPVPVKVSVPAQGLIAPAELTGTLDVVAAGWPSRTLKVANKFTVKKPEPAVQARMEADRAAFAAAFAQAFVAPVFKENFAWPRQDSITAPYGDLRTYNGKKQSQHYGTDIRGATGTPVYAANAGTVVMSRDAYASGNTVLVHHGAGLYTAYFHLSAMDVKDGDRVERGQLLGKVGATGRVTGPHLHWGVKVDDMWVDGETLLKLDFTGEPAPAVTQRDKE is encoded by the coding sequence GTGCACATCGCCCCCCTCAGAAGGCTTCCGTTCCTCCTGTTGGCCCTCGGCCTGTCCGCTCTCGCCGCCGAGGAGCGTCCCCTTCTCTCCCTCCAGCCCGCCGTGGCCCGGCCGGGCGACCCGGTGCTCGTCACCGTTCGCGGCCTCACCCAGGTGCCCACCGGGACGCTCGGGGAGCGCCCCCTGCGCTTCTATCCGACGCGCGAGGGCTTCCAGGCCCTCAGCGGCCTTCCGGTGGAGCTGACGCCGGGACCGGTGCCGGTGAAGGTGTCGGTACCCGCCCAGGGGCTCATCGCGCCCGCGGAGCTCACGGGCACGCTGGACGTGGTGGCCGCGGGCTGGCCGTCGCGCACGCTGAAGGTGGCCAACAAGTTCACCGTGAAGAAGCCCGAGCCGGCGGTGCAGGCGCGCATGGAGGCGGACAGGGCCGCCTTCGCCGCCGCCTTCGCGCAGGCCTTCGTCGCGCCCGTCTTCAAGGAGAACTTCGCCTGGCCGCGCCAGGACAGCATCACCGCGCCCTATGGAGATCTGCGCACCTACAACGGCAAGAAGCAGAGCCAGCACTACGGCACCGACATCCGCGGCGCCACGGGCACGCCCGTGTACGCGGCCAACGCGGGCACGGTGGTGATGTCGCGGGATGCGTACGCCTCGGGCAACACGGTGCTCGTGCACCACGGCGCGGGCCTCTACACCGCCTACTTCCACCTGTCCGCCATGGACGTGAAGGACGGCGATCGCGTGGAGCGCGGCCAGCTGCTGGGCAAGGTGGGCGCCACCGGCCGCGTCACCGGCCCCCACCTCCACTGGGGCGTGAAGGTGGATGACATGTGGGTGGACGGCGAGACGCTGCTCAAGCTCGACTTCACCGGCGAGCCCGCCCCCGCGGTCACCCAGCGTGACAAGGAGTAA
- a CDS encoding 3-keto-5-aminohexanoate cleavage protein, producing MPLSKDKVIVTCALTGVLAKRDQCPYLPYSPVEIGEEARRAYEAGAAVVHIHGREPDTGDQTWSADIYGQIQEEVRKRSPIIVNFSTGGFNMGVDSEEAKKERLAYVWKTKPEMAALNMGSMNYAKYSEKRKDFVFDFVFPNPFSDILLATDAMREGGVKPELECFDMGHIHNAEPLLAMGALKGPLQYSFILGVLGGVAPTAENLLAMARQVRPEDTWEVIGISKVQWKLVAAALVLGGNLRVGLEDNFYLDPAGKEMAKGNGPLVEKAVRLARDIGREPMSPDEARAALGIGKAWA from the coding sequence ATGCCGCTGTCGAAGGACAAGGTCATCGTCACCTGCGCGTTGACGGGTGTGCTGGCCAAGCGGGACCAGTGCCCGTACCTGCCGTACTCGCCGGTGGAGATTGGCGAGGAGGCCCGCCGCGCCTACGAGGCCGGTGCCGCGGTGGTCCACATCCACGGCCGCGAGCCCGACACGGGGGATCAGACCTGGAGCGCGGACATCTACGGGCAGATCCAGGAAGAGGTGCGCAAGCGCAGCCCCATCATCGTCAACTTCTCCACCGGCGGCTTCAACATGGGCGTCGACTCGGAGGAGGCGAAGAAGGAGCGCCTGGCCTATGTGTGGAAGACGAAGCCGGAGATGGCCGCGCTCAACATGGGCTCGATGAACTACGCGAAGTATTCGGAGAAGCGGAAGGACTTCGTCTTCGACTTCGTGTTCCCCAACCCCTTCTCGGACATCCTGCTGGCCACGGACGCCATGCGCGAGGGGGGGGTGAAGCCGGAGCTGGAGTGCTTCGACATGGGCCACATCCACAACGCGGAGCCGCTGCTGGCCATGGGGGCACTCAAGGGCCCGCTGCAGTACAGCTTCATCCTCGGCGTGCTGGGCGGCGTGGCGCCCACGGCGGAGAACCTGCTGGCCATGGCGCGGCAGGTGCGTCCCGAGGACACCTGGGAGGTGATCGGCATCTCCAAGGTGCAGTGGAAGCTGGTGGCCGCGGCGCTGGTGCTGGGCGGCAACCTGCGCGTGGGGCTCGAGGACAACTTCTACCTGGACCCGGCGGGCAAGGAGATGGCCAAGGGCAACGGGCCGCTGGTGGAGAAGGCGGTGCGGCTCGCGCGAGACATCGGCCGCGAGCCGATGAGCCCGGACGAGGCCCGGGCCGCGCTCGGCATCGGCAAGGCGTGGGCCTGA
- a CDS encoding enoyl-CoA hydratase/isomerase family protein — translation MEAGEGVVRYQAQGGQALLTIDRPKARNALSPEVLRELMAALDRAEAEAAVRVVVLTGAGEKAFCAGGDLGQMGGEGGFLATHEGRRAYGRLLLRLQDVRKPTVARVNGHALAGGLGLVLACDLAVAAGHAELGTPEIDVGLFPMMMMALLQRHVGRKRALEMVLTGERMPAREALALGLLNRVVPAGELDTAVAALAGKLAGKSQAVLALGRRAFFTAEDMPLPAALEYLSSQLSLNVLAEDAAEGVTAFIEKRPPKWNDR, via the coding sequence ATGGAAGCAGGAGAAGGTGTCGTCCGGTACCAGGCCCAAGGCGGGCAAGCGCTCCTGACCATTGATCGGCCGAAGGCGCGCAACGCGCTCTCGCCCGAGGTGCTGCGCGAGTTGATGGCCGCGCTGGACCGGGCCGAGGCGGAGGCCGCCGTGCGCGTGGTGGTGCTCACCGGCGCCGGCGAGAAGGCGTTCTGTGCCGGGGGAGACCTCGGGCAGATGGGCGGGGAGGGGGGTTTTCTCGCCACCCACGAGGGCCGCCGCGCCTATGGCCGGTTGCTGCTGCGGCTGCAGGACGTGCGCAAGCCCACGGTGGCGCGCGTCAACGGCCATGCGCTCGCGGGCGGACTGGGGCTGGTGCTCGCGTGTGACCTGGCCGTGGCCGCCGGGCACGCCGAGCTGGGTACGCCGGAGATCGACGTGGGGCTCTTCCCCATGATGATGATGGCGCTGCTGCAGCGGCACGTGGGCCGCAAGCGGGCGCTGGAGATGGTGCTGACGGGCGAGCGGATGCCGGCGCGCGAGGCGCTCGCGCTGGGGCTGCTCAACCGGGTGGTGCCCGCGGGGGAGCTGGACACGGCGGTGGCGGCGCTCGCGGGGAAGCTCGCGGGCAAGAGCCAGGCGGTGTTGGCCCTGGGGCGCCGGGCCTTCTTCACCGCCGAGGACATGCCCCTGCCGGCCGCGCTGGAGTACCTGTCCTCGCAGCTGTCGCTCAATGTGCTGGCCGAGGACGCCGCCGAGGGTGTCACCGCCTTCATCGAGAAGCGTCCTCCCAAGTGGAACGACCGCTGA
- a CDS encoding TetR/AcrR family transcriptional regulator, with the protein MSQRQSKSEAAGNRESERRRTILRAAIDVFARKGYHGCRIADVAREAGVAYGLVYHYFKNKDELLETVVETGWSGFVARMRSVALDESTSLEEKVRGIADVAFEAYRVDPRAVKVLILEVARSPAGTQVVSRQQAYLDTIRMAADMFARAQGTGELRGDLDPMLCASLLFGAIELGLTAFVSGLMEDRGPEALDRAKLQIAESFLRGVLPGAATPAEASWKQEKVSSGTRPKAGKRS; encoded by the coding sequence GTGAGTCAGCGGCAGAGCAAGTCGGAGGCGGCTGGGAACCGGGAGAGTGAGCGCCGCCGCACCATCCTGCGCGCGGCGATCGACGTGTTCGCGCGCAAGGGCTACCACGGGTGCCGCATCGCGGACGTGGCGCGAGAGGCGGGCGTGGCCTACGGGCTCGTCTACCACTACTTCAAGAACAAGGACGAGCTGCTGGAGACCGTCGTCGAGACGGGGTGGAGCGGCTTCGTCGCGCGCATGCGCTCGGTGGCCCTGGACGAGAGCACCTCGCTCGAGGAGAAGGTGCGCGGCATCGCGGACGTGGCCTTCGAGGCCTACCGGGTGGATCCGCGCGCGGTGAAGGTGCTCATCCTCGAGGTGGCCCGCAGCCCCGCGGGGACCCAGGTCGTCAGCCGGCAGCAGGCCTACCTGGACACCATCCGCATGGCCGCGGACATGTTCGCGCGCGCCCAGGGCACCGGAGAGCTGCGCGGGGACCTGGATCCCATGCTGTGCGCCTCGCTCCTCTTCGGCGCCATCGAGCTGGGCCTCACCGCCTTCGTGTCCGGCTTGATGGAGGACCGTGGCCCCGAGGCGTTGGATCGCGCCAAGCTGCAGATCGCCGAGTCCTTCCTTCGCGGCGTCCTTCCCGGCGCCGCCACTCCCGCGGAGGCGTCATGGAAGCAGGAGAAGGTGTCGTCCGGTACCAGGCCCAAGGCGGGCAAGCGCTCCTGA
- a CDS encoding helix-turn-helix domain-containing protein, whose translation MSELGKRIGQRIRELRTQRPERWTQEELAERAQISVSFLSMIERGERVAHVETLAALALALGVSLGELFAGTEETPAQTEDLLRPLSDFARARGLTARDVDRLLGVARAMFSGSAA comes from the coding sequence GTGTCGGAACTCGGCAAACGTATCGGACAGCGTATTCGTGAACTTCGCACCCAGCGCCCGGAGCGTTGGACGCAGGAGGAGCTCGCGGAGCGGGCGCAAATCAGCGTTTCCTTCCTCTCGATGATTGAGCGGGGAGAGCGTGTTGCGCATGTGGAAACCCTTGCCGCCCTGGCCTTGGCCCTGGGCGTTAGCCTGGGCGAACTCTTCGCGGGAACGGAGGAGACACCGGCGCAGACAGAGGATTTGCTGCGGCCGTTGTCGGACTTCGCTCGCGCGAGGGGCCTGACCGCCCGGGATGTCGATCGCCTGCTTGGCGTGGCCCGGGCCATGTTCAGCGGCTCCGCGGCCTGA
- a CDS encoding AMIN domain-containing protein translates to MKAIMVALLACVMVPALALAQEGQAPGNLNTITGVNVTGGRVEIVGTKKPNFTTFTMTDPPRLVIDISEAVISGVKEEITVGNGTITGIRTAIYGSDESSIARVLIGYEREVETDIQAAGNTLVVTIAGGGGAAVAERPTAAQGTAPAAAGTAPAAAATTPGTTAEQAAVAAQTDRQQQEKAAAQSTAAAQTDRQQQEKAVAQATAAAQTDRQQQEKAAAQATAAAKSDAEAQRQAQARAEADRKAQEDAARVAAQQAQQAEQRRLQEERAAKEAAAAAEKQRQQDEARAAADAKKRQQADEKARREADAQAAADAKKRQQDEARAAAEEKKRLAAEEREAKREEAEAAAEERRAAAEERRRQQAEARESRVAQAETPRRAPAQGDSAAGSSRSKVMTLVGFQPSGSRVFVRTNEPVRYNVTEGNKEVVLELENTRIAESNNTRSLNTSFFDTAVASVNADAGPSRTVRVAIKLKEQVTYETRQEGNEVVIEFQRPSGR, encoded by the coding sequence ATGAAGGCCATCATGGTTGCGTTGCTTGCCTGCGTGATGGTGCCAGCCCTGGCACTGGCGCAGGAGGGGCAGGCCCCGGGCAATCTCAACACCATCACGGGCGTCAACGTGACGGGCGGCCGGGTGGAGATCGTGGGCACGAAGAAGCCCAACTTCACCACCTTCACCATGACGGATCCGCCCCGCCTGGTCATCGACATCTCCGAGGCCGTCATCTCCGGCGTGAAGGAGGAGATCACCGTCGGCAACGGCACCATCACCGGCATCCGGACGGCCATCTATGGCTCGGACGAGTCGTCGATCGCCCGAGTGCTCATCGGCTATGAGCGCGAGGTGGAGACGGACATCCAGGCCGCCGGGAACACCCTGGTGGTGACCATCGCGGGCGGTGGAGGCGCGGCCGTGGCGGAGCGGCCCACCGCCGCGCAGGGCACGGCTCCGGCGGCGGCGGGCACGGCTCCCGCGGCGGCGGCCACCACGCCCGGTACCACCGCGGAGCAGGCGGCCGTGGCGGCGCAGACGGACCGGCAGCAGCAGGAGAAGGCCGCGGCCCAGTCCACCGCGGCGGCGCAGACGGACCGGCAGCAGCAGGAGAAGGCCGTGGCCCAGGCCACCGCGGCGGCGCAGACGGACCGGCAGCAGCAGGAGAAGGCCGCGGCCCAGGCCACCGCGGCGGCCAAATCGGATGCCGAGGCCCAGCGGCAGGCCCAGGCCCGGGCGGAGGCCGATCGCAAGGCGCAGGAGGATGCCGCGCGCGTGGCGGCCCAGCAGGCCCAGCAGGCCGAGCAGCGGCGTCTCCAGGAGGAGCGGGCGGCGAAGGAGGCCGCCGCGGCCGCGGAGAAGCAGCGCCAGCAGGACGAGGCCCGTGCCGCCGCCGACGCGAAGAAGCGCCAGCAGGCCGACGAGAAGGCTCGCCGCGAGGCGGACGCCCAGGCCGCCGCCGACGCGAAGAAGCGCCAGCAGGACGAGGCCCGCGCCGCCGCCGAGGAGAAGAAGCGGCTGGCCGCCGAGGAGCGTGAGGCGAAGCGCGAGGAGGCCGAGGCCGCCGCCGAGGAGCGCCGGGCCGCCGCCGAGGAGCGCAGGCGTCAGCAGGCCGAGGCGCGGGAGAGCCGCGTCGCCCAGGCGGAGACGCCTCGCCGGGCGCCCGCCCAGGGAGACAGCGCCGCCGGCTCCTCGCGCAGCAAGGTCATGACGCTGGTGGGCTTCCAGCCCTCGGGCTCGCGCGTCTTCGTGCGCACCAACGAGCCCGTCCGCTACAACGTCACCGAGGGCAACAAGGAAGTGGTGCTGGAGCTGGAGAACACCCGCATCGCCGAGTCCAACAACACCCGCTCGCTCAACACCTCCTTCTTCGACACGGCGGTGGCCTCGGTGAACGCCGACGCGGGCCCCTCGCGCACCGTGCGTGTCGCCATCAAGCTCAAGGAGCAGGTGACGTACGAGACGCGCCAGGAGGGCAACGAGGTCGTCATCGAGTTCCAGCGTCCCTCCGGCCGCTGA
- a CDS encoding alpha/beta hydrolase, whose translation MRLPDWRAATPTGPHTPTVDELDFRSLYQKTKYVVETADGWSLVITRYRPVKQPFAQPLFGEPLLLVHGFSQNRHAWTSGQFVKNLLFFGVDIHILELRGHGKSSLEFQKERAARFRRPLPQDLDYGWDIDSYFLYDLPAAVSGVKRITRRERIFYCGHSMGGMLGYGYAGIHDDFEGLITIGSPADLGRGIAALRVLALGTPVLSAAIDTAIAGLNLEERVGHAGRMLLARGASAVNEKLARWLEPKDGPQQRRFHYIPVDDWLKFAEKQLARAEDHPVFNSLTTRVNRLSNPARVSSKDVRWLLREGGEREPRKVVEQFAKWIRRGEMVCYRTGFDFKRGFSKIHIPMAIIFGDMDPLASVESTRSVYHAAQSEYLLWRPVKGNSHIELTMGHDIRQICYDIKNLIEYARTHRTRKPALPRLR comes from the coding sequence ATGCGCTTGCCGGATTGGAGAGCGGCGACTCCAACGGGTCCCCATACACCGACAGTCGATGAGCTCGACTTCCGGTCGCTCTACCAGAAGACGAAGTACGTGGTGGAGACGGCCGATGGCTGGTCTCTCGTCATCACCCGCTATCGCCCCGTCAAGCAGCCCTTCGCGCAGCCGCTGTTCGGCGAGCCGCTGCTGCTGGTGCACGGTTTCTCACAGAACCGGCACGCGTGGACGAGCGGCCAGTTCGTCAAGAACCTGCTCTTCTTCGGGGTGGACATCCACATCCTGGAGCTGCGCGGGCACGGCAAGAGCTCGCTCGAGTTCCAGAAGGAGCGCGCCGCGCGCTTCCGCCGCCCGCTGCCCCAGGACCTGGACTACGGCTGGGACATCGACAGCTACTTCCTCTATGACCTGCCGGCGGCGGTGTCGGGGGTCAAGCGCATCACCCGGCGCGAGCGCATCTTCTATTGCGGCCACTCCATGGGCGGGATGCTCGGCTATGGCTACGCCGGCATCCACGATGACTTCGAGGGCCTCATCACCATCGGCTCTCCGGCGGACCTGGGCCGCGGCATCGCGGCGCTGCGCGTGCTGGCCCTGGGCACGCCCGTGCTGAGCGCGGCCATCGACACGGCGATCGCCGGCCTCAACCTGGAGGAGCGGGTCGGGCACGCCGGGCGGATGCTGCTCGCGCGGGGCGCCTCCGCCGTCAATGAGAAGCTGGCCCGGTGGTTGGAGCCCAAGGACGGGCCCCAGCAGCGCCGCTTCCACTACATCCCGGTGGATGACTGGCTGAAGTTCGCGGAGAAGCAGCTCGCCCGGGCCGAGGACCATCCCGTCTTCAACAGCCTCACCACCCGCGTCAACCGGTTGAGCAATCCCGCACGCGTCAGCTCCAAGGACGTGCGCTGGCTGCTGCGCGAGGGCGGGGAGCGCGAGCCCCGCAAGGTGGTGGAGCAGTTCGCGAAGTGGATCCGCCGCGGGGAGATGGTCTGCTACCGCACCGGCTTCGACTTCAAGCGGGGCTTCTCGAAGATCCACATCCCCATGGCCATCATCTTCGGGGACATGGATCCGCTGGCCTCGGTGGAGTCCACCCGGAGCGTGTACCACGCGGCCCAGAGCGAGTACCTGCTGTGGCGGCCGGTGAAGGGCAACAGCCACATCGAGCTGACGATGGGGCACGACATCCGGCAGATCTGCTACGACATCAAGAACCTCATCGAGTACGCGCGCACCCACCGCACCCGCAAGCCGGCCCTGCCGCGGCTGCGCTGA
- a CDS encoding bifunctional folylpolyglutamate synthase/dihydrofolate synthase yields the protein MTLPRTPAEALEFFSRLSPSSIKLGLERVQETLEALGHPERRYPVLHVAGTNGKGSTCAFCSAALHAAGHRVGLYTSPHLVRVNERIRVDGEEISDEVFGQRILEVLERHPAAATSLTYFEFGTVVAFWHFAREAVDVAVVEVGLGGRLDATSACQPLVTAITPVSFDHMEYLGNTLGAIAGEKAGILKPGVPGVVSRQEPEALAAIERKAGEVGAPLLLEGRDFSVVQRPDGRLAYEGPGLSLEGLTLGLRGEHQRQNAAVALASLEQLASRGVAVSPEALRAGLAGARWPGRLEELGGSPPVLLDGAHNPAGVQVLLAGLRSLYPGRKVHCVFGVVADKDRGPMLRALLPSCTSVHLTPLDTPRSLAPERYLDEARALCADVCAWSSLDAALAGARARAAPADVILCTGSLFLVGSVRARLGGNLGALHHSS from the coding sequence ATGACGCTGCCCCGGACGCCGGCGGAGGCCCTGGAGTTCTTCTCCCGGCTCAGCCCCTCCAGCATCAAGCTCGGCCTCGAGCGCGTGCAGGAGACCCTGGAGGCGCTTGGCCACCCCGAGCGCCGCTACCCCGTGCTCCATGTCGCGGGCACCAACGGCAAGGGCAGCACCTGCGCCTTCTGCTCCGCCGCGCTCCACGCCGCGGGCCACCGGGTGGGGCTCTACACCTCGCCCCACCTGGTGCGCGTCAATGAGCGCATCCGCGTGGACGGGGAGGAGATCTCCGACGAGGTGTTCGGCCAGCGAATCCTCGAGGTGCTCGAGCGGCACCCGGCCGCGGCCACCTCGCTCACGTACTTCGAGTTCGGCACCGTGGTGGCCTTCTGGCACTTCGCGCGCGAGGCCGTGGACGTGGCCGTGGTGGAGGTGGGCCTCGGCGGCCGGCTGGATGCCACGAGCGCGTGCCAGCCGCTCGTCACCGCCATCACCCCGGTGTCCTTCGATCACATGGAGTACCTGGGCAACACCCTGGGCGCCATCGCCGGGGAGAAGGCCGGCATCCTCAAGCCGGGTGTGCCCGGGGTGGTGAGCCGTCAGGAGCCCGAGGCGCTCGCCGCCATCGAGCGCAAGGCAGGGGAGGTGGGGGCGCCCCTGCTCCTCGAGGGCCGTGACTTCTCCGTGGTGCAGCGCCCGGACGGCCGCCTCGCCTACGAGGGACCGGGCCTCTCGCTGGAGGGCCTCACCCTGGGCCTCCGAGGGGAGCACCAGCGGCAGAACGCCGCGGTGGCGCTCGCCTCCCTGGAGCAGCTCGCCTCGCGGGGGGTCGCCGTCTCCCCGGAGGCCCTGCGGGCGGGACTCGCCGGGGCTCGCTGGCCTGGACGCCTGGAAGAGCTGGGCGGCTCGCCCCCCGTGCTGCTGGATGGCGCCCACAACCCCGCGGGGGTGCAAGTGCTGCTCGCGGGCCTGCGCTCCTTGTACCCGGGTCGCAAGGTGCACTGCGTGTTCGGCGTCGTGGCCGACAAGGATCGCGGACCGATGCTGCGCGCGCTCCTGCCAAGCTGTACGTCGGTACATCTCACACCGCTCGACACCCCTCGCTCGCTGGCCCCGGAGCGCTACCTCGACGAGGCCCGTGCATTGTGTGCGGACGTGTGCGCCTGGTCATCGCTGGACGCGGCCCTGGCGGGCGCACGGGCTCGCGCCGCACCGGCAGACGTCATCCTGTGCACGGGATCCCTGTTCCTGGTGGGTTCCGTGCGCGCCAGGCTCGGTGGAAACCTTGGCGCGTTGCATCACAGTTCGTAG
- the accD gene encoding acetyl-CoA carboxylase, carboxyltransferase subunit beta, whose amino-acid sequence MAWFSKKPRIATAPEPVEAPSRMQGLWAKCESCDEIIYRQELEKNLNVCPHCEHHLPWTARARLAGLLDPDSFEEFDKELEPQDPLTFTDSKKYKDRLRSTRKALGENDAFISGVGRIENKPVSVGCFVFEFMGGSMGSVVGEKVTRVFERAHELKCPAIVFSASGGARMQEGIFSLMQMAKTSAAIARFRNVGKPYISVLLHPTTGGVAASFSWLGDIILAEPKALIGFAGPRVIEQTIRQKLPEGFQRSEFLVEHGMIDAIVHRKEMRAKLGQLVTLLG is encoded by the coding sequence ATGGCCTGGTTCTCCAAGAAGCCCCGTATCGCCACCGCCCCCGAGCCCGTCGAAGCCCCCAGCCGTATGCAGGGGCTCTGGGCCAAGTGCGAGAGCTGCGACGAGATCATCTACCGGCAGGAGCTGGAGAAGAACCTCAACGTCTGCCCGCACTGCGAGCACCACCTGCCCTGGACGGCGCGCGCCCGCCTGGCGGGCCTGCTGGATCCCGACAGCTTCGAGGAGTTCGACAAGGAGCTGGAGCCGCAGGATCCGCTGACCTTCACGGACTCGAAGAAGTACAAGGACCGGTTGCGCTCCACCCGCAAGGCGCTCGGCGAGAACGACGCCTTCATCTCCGGCGTGGGCCGCATCGAGAACAAGCCCGTGTCCGTGGGCTGCTTCGTCTTCGAGTTCATGGGTGGCTCCATGGGCTCGGTGGTGGGCGAGAAGGTCACCCGCGTCTTCGAGCGCGCCCATGAGCTGAAGTGCCCGGCCATCGTGTTCTCCGCCTCGGGCGGCGCGCGCATGCAGGAGGGCATCTTCTCCCTCATGCAGATGGCCAAGACGAGCGCGGCCATCGCCCGCTTCCGCAACGTGGGCAAGCCCTACATCTCCGTGCTGCTGCACCCCACCACCGGTGGCGTGGCCGCCTCCTTCTCGTGGCTGGGTGACATCATCCTCGCCGAGCCCAAGGCCCTCATCGGCTTCGCCGGCCCGCGCGTCATCGAGCAGACCATCCGCCAGAAGCTCCCCGAGGGCTTCCAGCGCTCCGAGTTCCTCGTGGAGCACGGGATGATCGACGCCATCGTGCATCGCAAGGAGATGCGCGCGAAGCTGGGCCAGCTCGTCACCCTGCTCGGCTAG